The Verrucomicrobium spinosum DSM 4136 = JCM 18804 genome includes a region encoding these proteins:
- a CDS encoding sigma-70 family RNA polymerase sigma factor gives MSSTEADIESRLIRAAQGRDLAAFATLVQKHHAGVRAFLAVRSSSSHDAEDLAQEVFVTAFRKLDECDPSRPLGPWLRGIAMNLLANHRRKFRALPIGLNDELQELLDAELAQRFESGGEGTALEALRDCLESLEGPSRRLLQARYTDCMSLEDLAHQLQRKVSAVSMQLHRLRVVLGDCIEAKLRESPRTGEV, from the coding sequence ATGTCCAGCACCGAGGCCGACATCGAATCCCGCTTGATCCGGGCCGCGCAAGGCCGTGATCTGGCGGCGTTCGCGACGCTCGTGCAAAAGCATCACGCCGGCGTGCGGGCCTTCCTGGCCGTGCGCTCCAGCAGCTCTCATGATGCGGAAGACCTGGCCCAGGAAGTCTTTGTGACCGCTTTCCGCAAGCTGGACGAGTGCGACCCCAGCCGTCCCCTCGGCCCCTGGCTCCGCGGCATTGCCATGAACCTCCTGGCCAATCACCGGCGGAAATTCCGCGCCCTGCCCATCGGGCTCAACGACGAGCTCCAGGAGTTGCTGGACGCTGAACTCGCCCAGCGGTTTGAATCCGGTGGCGAAGGCACCGCCCTGGAGGCCCTCCGCGATTGTCTGGAGAGTCTTGAGGGGCCATCACGCCGGCTCTTGCAGGCCCGCTATACCGACTGCATGTCGCTGGAAGATCTGGCACATCAATTGCAACGGAAGGTGTCCGCCGTCTCCATGCAGCTCCACCGGCTGCGCGTCGTGCTTGGGGATTGCATAGAGGCGAAACTAAGGGAAAGTCCTAGGACAGGTGAAGTCTAG